From a single Calothrix sp. NIES-2098 genomic region:
- a CDS encoding 3-hydroxyacyl-CoA dehydrogenase NAD-binding protein encodes MFKPFRTAAVLGAGVMGTQIAAHLANAGLTVQLLDIAAKGNNKNDVVETAFKKALKQSPPILFTEKTARRIILGNFDDHFHRIANVDWVIEVVVENLAIKHDLMARIESTIRDDAVVSTNTSGLPINQIAQGRSESFRKRFLGTHFFNPPRYLKLLELIPTPDTDQHILERMQWFGRIHLGKGVVVAKDTPNFIANRIGMYATMLGIKGVTEQGYTIEEIDTLTGVIAGRPKSATFRTADVVGLDTLMYVAHNLYPAIPHDESREVLRVPLLMKKLVETGTLGSKTGQGFYKKQGKEILSINPTTLAYEAAKPLDLGDIEAIGKISDLGDRLRKLYHDPGRAGAFFRKSTLEILGYSARRIPEIADRPADIDRAIRWGFGWELGPFEIWDVLGFETVVADMKATDITVPEWVEKMRDNGVHSFYQKDRLSWAEHKVVDACAVCISEQPKAPTDEILIPAIKEDAKNILWQNSEASLLDIGDGVVLYEFHSKGHTLTLKVVEGLAAVLDIIENSDYRGLVIGNESANFSGGANLAEMAMLAQTDNGKGIADLIVKFQALLQRIKYFPKPIVAAIIGRVLGGGCELVLACPHVVAAAETYIGLVELSVGLIPGAGGIMRMVTWAADKAASESPQDIQPFLRKVFETIGMAKVSNSAYEGQELGFLSPTTKIVMNSDRILSVAKEEVLCLDKIGYMPPPERNAIMVLGRTGRAMLEHAAYVMQQGGFISEYDHYLASRLAYVMTGGELTTPALVNEDYLSKLERESFLPLLLQPKTQERFAHTLKTKKPLRN; translated from the coding sequence ATGTTTAAACCGTTCCGAACAGCCGCAGTATTAGGTGCGGGGGTGATGGGAACTCAAATCGCCGCACACCTAGCTAATGCTGGACTAACAGTTCAATTATTGGATATTGCGGCTAAAGGCAATAATAAAAATGATGTCGTGGAAACAGCATTTAAAAAAGCGCTCAAGCAATCTCCACCAATTTTATTTACAGAAAAAACAGCCCGTCGCATCATTTTGGGTAATTTTGACGATCATTTCCACCGCATTGCTAATGTTGATTGGGTAATCGAAGTTGTCGTGGAAAATCTCGCTATTAAACACGATTTGATGGCGCGAATCGAAAGTACAATTCGTGATGATGCTGTAGTCTCTACTAATACTAGTGGCTTGCCCATCAATCAAATTGCTCAAGGGCGTTCTGAATCTTTTCGGAAGCGGTTTTTAGGTACTCACTTTTTTAATCCGCCACGCTATCTAAAATTATTAGAGTTAATTCCTACACCTGATACTGACCAGCACATCCTGGAAAGAATGCAATGGTTTGGCAGAATACACCTGGGTAAAGGTGTAGTAGTAGCCAAAGACACACCAAACTTTATTGCCAACCGCATCGGTATGTATGCAACCATGCTGGGGATAAAGGGTGTAACTGAACAAGGTTACACAATTGAAGAAATTGATACCTTAACGGGAGTAATTGCCGGACGACCAAAATCAGCTACATTCCGTACTGCTGATGTGGTAGGGCTAGATACATTGATGTATGTAGCACACAACCTTTACCCAGCTATTCCCCACGATGAAAGCCGCGAAGTTTTACGAGTACCGCTTTTAATGAAGAAACTCGTAGAAACGGGAACGTTAGGATCAAAAACAGGGCAAGGATTTTACAAAAAGCAAGGTAAAGAAATTCTCTCGATTAATCCCACGACGCTGGCTTATGAAGCAGCTAAACCACTGGATTTAGGGGATATTGAGGCAATTGGGAAAATTAGCGATCTAGGCGATCGCCTGCGCAAACTCTATCACGATCCTGGTCGGGCAGGAGCCTTCTTCCGCAAATCAACCTTAGAAATCTTAGGTTACAGCGCCCGTCGTATTCCCGAAATTGCCGACAGACCCGCAGATATTGACCGGGCAATTCGTTGGGGTTTCGGCTGGGAACTCGGCCCCTTTGAAATTTGGGATGTGCTTGGCTTTGAAACTGTAGTAGCAGACATGAAAGCTACTGATATCACCGTGCCAGAGTGGGTAGAAAAGATGCGTGATAATGGCGTGCATAGTTTCTATCAAAAAGACCGACTATCTTGGGCTGAACACAAAGTAGTTGATGCTTGTGCTGTTTGTATTAGCGAACAACCAAAAGCCCCAACCGATGAAATTCTCATACCAGCTATCAAAGAAGATGCCAAAAATATCTTGTGGCAAAACTCAGAAGCTTCTTTGTTGGATATAGGCGATGGAGTAGTTTTGTATGAGTTTCATTCCAAAGGCCATACCCTGACTTTAAAAGTCGTAGAAGGATTAGCTGCGGTATTAGATATTATCGAAAACAGCGATTACCGAGGATTGGTCATTGGTAACGAAAGTGCAAACTTCTCTGGCGGTGCGAATTTGGCAGAAATGGCCATGTTGGCACAGACCGATAACGGTAAAGGCATTGCCGATTTAATCGTCAAGTTCCAAGCCTTACTGCAACGCATTAAATATTTCCCCAAACCAATTGTTGCTGCAATTATCGGGCGAGTGTTAGGTGGAGGTTGTGAATTAGTCTTAGCTTGTCCCCATGTAGTCGCCGCCGCAGAAACTTACATCGGACTGGTAGAACTCAGTGTAGGTTTGATTCCTGGTGCTGGCGGAATTATGCGCATGGTGACTTGGGCTGCTGACAAAGCCGCAAGCGAGTCACCCCAAGATATTCAACCCTTCCTCAGGAAAGTGTTTGAAACGATTGGCATGGCTAAAGTTTCTAATAGTGCCTATGAAGGGCAAGAATTGGGCTTCCTCTCACCCACAACCAAGATAGTGATGAATTCCGACCGAATTTTGTCTGTAGCGAAAGAGGAAGTGCTGTGTCTAGACAAAATAGGTTATATGCCCCCACCAGAACGTAACGCCATCATGGTGCTAGGGCGTACAGGGCGGGCAATGTTAGAACACGCCGCCTATGTGATGCAGCAGGGAGGTTTTATTTCTGAGTATGACCATTATTTAGCTAGCCGCTTGGCGTATGTCATGACTGGTGGGGAACTAACTACGCCTGCGTTGGTTAATGAGGACTATTTATCGAAATTGGAAAGAGAGTCCTTTTTACCACTATTACTGCAACCGAAAACTCAGGAACGGTTTGCTCATACTTTGAAAACCAAAAAGCCTCTTAGAAACTAA